From uncultured Roseateles sp., the proteins below share one genomic window:
- a CDS encoding NUDIX hydrolase: MSGFKFCPQCATELALITLDEDSGPTERLRCTACDFTHWNNPTPVLAAIVQCMDREGQVLLARNAAWPGRNFALITGFMEAGETPEQGIAREVKEETSLDAGAITLIGVYDFQRMNQVIIAYHVEATGDISLSPELAEYKLFTPDKVLCWPSSTGLALAKWVTSLGYEPKWRELAKL; encoded by the coding sequence ATGAGCGGTTTCAAGTTCTGCCCGCAGTGCGCTACCGAGCTGGCGCTGATCACCTTGGACGAAGACAGCGGGCCGACCGAGCGGCTGCGCTGCACCGCCTGTGACTTCACCCACTGGAACAACCCGACGCCGGTACTTGCCGCCATCGTCCAGTGCATGGACCGCGAGGGCCAGGTCTTGCTGGCGCGCAATGCGGCCTGGCCGGGCCGCAACTTCGCGCTGATCACCGGCTTCATGGAGGCCGGCGAGACGCCCGAGCAGGGCATTGCCCGCGAGGTCAAGGAAGAGACTTCGCTGGATGCCGGCGCGATCACGCTGATCGGCGTCTATGACTTCCAGCGCATGAACCAGGTCATCATTGCCTACCATGTCGAGGCCACCGGCGATATCTCGCTGTCGCCCGAACTGGCCGAGTACAAGCTGTTCACGCCGGACAAGGTGCTGTGCTGGCCCAGCAGCACCGGGCTCGCACTGGCCAAGTGGGTGACGTCGCTGGGCTATGAGCCCAAGTGGCGCGAGCTGGCCAAGCTTTAG
- a CDS encoding arginine N-succinyltransferase encodes MTNWSVRPVQAADIATLAGWLPPTASLVLEVPAEHWLVAEQQGGDGAVHLRACLRLRQAIGLEAPRHWYHVGSVVHATRALQMFHRQTTLLLGNDLTGSSELADIGWERGGLDDHQQGQALQLLLRAALRLLVSGHDGQRLIVELPGRRDAQGLSPFWQGLGRHFYSGDTQLAAQRFGAQWRELVAGLLPRQPVHASFLPADAQAAIGQSAPEIEVLKSQLQQAGLHAGEHITIDDGGPVFEALVANYGP; translated from the coding sequence ATGACGAACTGGAGCGTACGGCCGGTGCAGGCCGCTGACATCGCGACGCTGGCCGGGTGGCTGCCACCGACGGCTTCGCTGGTGCTCGAGGTGCCCGCCGAGCATTGGCTGGTGGCTGAGCAGCAGGGCGGGGACGGAGCTGTGCATCTGCGCGCCTGCCTGCGTCTGAGGCAGGCCATAGGCCTGGAGGCGCCGCGCCATTGGTACCACGTTGGCTCGGTCGTCCATGCAACCCGGGCGCTGCAGATGTTCCACCGCCAGACCACGCTGTTGCTGGGCAATGATCTGACCGGTTCGAGTGAGCTGGCCGACATTGGCTGGGAGCGTGGGGGCCTCGATGACCATCAGCAGGGTCAGGCCTTGCAGCTGCTGCTGAGAGCCGCCTTGCGCCTGCTGGTGTCCGGGCACGATGGCCAGCGCCTGATCGTCGAATTGCCGGGCCGGCGCGATGCCCAGGGCCTGTCGCCGTTCTGGCAGGGCCTGGGCCGGCATTTCTACAGCGGTGATACGCAGCTGGCCGCGCAGCGCTTTGGCGCTCAGTGGCGCGAGCTGGTGGCCGGCCTGCTGCCGCGCCAACCGGTCCACGCGTCGTTTCTTCCTGCTGATGCGCAGGCGGCGATCGGCCAATCGGCGCCCGAGATCGAGGTGTTGAAGTCGCAGTTGCAGCAGGCTGGGCTGCATGCAGGCGAGCACATCACGATTGATGACGGCGGGCCGGTGTTCGAGGCGCTGGTGGCCAACTACGGCCCCTGA
- a CDS encoding NAD(P)-dependent oxidoreductase — translation MSVLIVEPMEVEVMQWLADRHALQYAPELVRQPQALREALHHARALVLPASVAVDAALLRAAPRLRVLGRMSAGIENIDTKACEMAHVLVVRSTSASAAAEAEFVIGALLALLRRVPVVGSDGLMVGRELGCATIGLVGMTPAARLLAQLLPVFGTQVVGYDPALHISDPLWARWGIAPLPLRVLMEQADGVSVQLAYFLRYRGLMGDRVLSFCKPSQVLVSISHSALFDDIALAQALNSGRMAAAWLDSLEPGLLDPGRPLYGVSSLQITPRVASTTREARTRAAWAVARRIDDLLNTPAEPSEDFRATFPDELPDPST, via the coding sequence ATGAGCGTGCTGATCGTAGAACCAATGGAAGTGGAGGTCATGCAATGGCTTGCAGACCGCCATGCGCTTCAGTACGCCCCCGAATTGGTTCGTCAGCCCCAGGCCCTGCGCGAGGCCTTGCACCATGCCCGAGCACTGGTGCTGCCGGCCTCGGTGGCGGTGGATGCCGCCCTGCTGCGTGCTGCCCCGCGCCTGCGCGTGCTGGGCCGCATGAGTGCCGGCATCGAGAACATCGACACCAAGGCCTGCGAGATGGCCCATGTGTTGGTGGTGCGCAGCACCTCGGCGTCCGCGGCGGCCGAGGCCGAATTCGTCATCGGTGCGCTGCTGGCCCTGCTGCGCCGGGTGCCGGTAGTGGGGTCGGACGGCTTGATGGTCGGCCGGGAGCTGGGCTGCGCCACCATAGGCCTGGTCGGCATGACGCCGGCGGCGCGGCTGCTGGCCCAGCTGCTGCCGGTGTTCGGCACCCAGGTGGTCGGCTATGACCCGGCCCTGCACATCAGCGATCCGCTATGGGCCCGCTGGGGCATCGCGCCCCTGCCGTTGCGGGTCTTGATGGAGCAGGCCGATGGCGTCAGCGTGCAGCTGGCCTACTTTCTGCGCTACCGGGGGCTGATGGGGGACAGGGTGCTGAGCTTTTGCAAGCCCAGCCAGGTGCTGGTCAGCATTTCGCATTCGGCGCTGTTCGATGACATCGCCCTGGCCCAGGCGCTGAACAGCGGTCGCATGGCAGCCGCCTGGCTGGACAGTCTGGAGCCCGGCCTGCTGGACCCCGGCCGGCCCCTGTATGGCGTGAGTTCGCTGCAGATCACCCCCCGGGTGGCCAGCACCACCCGCGAGGCCCGCACCCGTGCCGCCTGGGCGGTGGCGCGGCGCATCGATGATCTGCTCAATACGCCGGCCGAGCCCAGCGAGGACTTCAGGGCGACGTTTCCAGACGAGCTGCCTGATCCTTCAACCTAG
- the cysM gene encoding cysteine synthase CysM gives MTATKYLTLEDVIGNTPLVQLLRTPGADNARRGNVILAKLEGNNPAGSVKDRPAISMIRRAEERGEIKPGDTLIEATSGNTGIALAMAAAIRGYRMVLIMPEDLSIERAQTMKAFGAELILTPRSGGMEYARDLAEKMQSDGKGRVLDQFANGDNPRIHYETTGPEIWRDTGGRITHFVSAMGTTGTITGTSQYLKEQNPGVRIVGAQPMEGSRIPGIRKWPEAYLPKIYKPSAVDEMVYVSQTDAEDMARRLAREEGLFGGISAAGACWVALQIARHVENSTIVFVVCDRGDRYLSTGVFPA, from the coding sequence ATGACCGCTACAAAGTACCTCACGCTCGAGGATGTGATCGGCAACACGCCGCTGGTGCAACTGCTGCGCACGCCCGGTGCCGACAATGCCCGCCGTGGCAATGTGATCCTGGCCAAGCTGGAGGGCAACAACCCGGCCGGCTCGGTCAAGGACAGGCCGGCCATCAGCATGATCCGTCGAGCCGAGGAGCGCGGCGAAATCAAGCCAGGCGACACCCTGATCGAGGCGACCTCGGGCAATACCGGCATTGCACTGGCCATGGCTGCGGCGATCCGCGGCTACCGCATGGTGCTGATCATGCCGGAGGACCTGTCTATCGAACGCGCCCAGACGATGAAGGCATTTGGTGCCGAGCTGATACTGACGCCGCGTTCGGGGGGCATGGAGTACGCCCGCGACCTGGCCGAGAAGATGCAGAGCGACGGCAAGGGCCGGGTGCTGGACCAGTTCGCGAATGGCGACAACCCACGCATCCACTACGAGACCACCGGGCCCGAGATCTGGCGCGATACCGGCGGCCGCATCACCCACTTCGTCAGCGCCATGGGCACCACCGGCACCATCACCGGCACCTCGCAGTACCTGAAGGAGCAGAACCCGGGTGTGCGCATCGTCGGCGCTCAGCCGATGGAGGGCTCGCGCATCCCCGGCATACGCAAATGGCCCGAGGCCTATCTGCCCAAGATCTACAAGCCCTCGGCCGTCGATGAGATGGTCTATGTCAGCCAGACCGATGCCGAGGACATGGCACGCCGCCTGGCCCGCGAGGAGGGGCTGTTTGGTGGCATCTCGGCCGCGGGCGCCTGCTGGGTGGCGCTGCAGATCGCCCGCCATGTCGAGAATTCGACCATCGTGTTCGTGGTCTGCGACCGGGGTGATCGCTATCTCTCCACGGGCGTGTTCCCGGCATGA
- a CDS encoding rhomboid family intramembrane serine protease, which translates to MPHLPPVTKALMLLCVGLFCLFKLLPFGLAGWFELWPLMTGNFYPWQLFTYAFLHGDTWHLFFNMLGLWMFGSELERLWGPKRYLQMLGASILSAALAQLLFTFLIGSGAPTVGASGALFGLLLSFGMLFPDRIIMPLFPPIPMKAKVFVAVFGGLELLMGIFGSSGIAHFAHLGGMLGAYLLIRYWRSGGRTRRR; encoded by the coding sequence ATGCCCCATTTGCCCCCTGTGACCAAGGCCTTGATGCTGCTGTGCGTCGGCCTGTTCTGCCTGTTCAAGCTGCTGCCCTTCGGTCTTGCCGGTTGGTTCGAGCTGTGGCCGCTGATGACCGGCAACTTCTACCCCTGGCAGCTGTTCACCTATGCCTTTCTGCATGGCGACACCTGGCACCTGTTCTTCAATATGCTGGGCCTGTGGATGTTCGGCTCCGAGCTGGAGCGGCTCTGGGGGCCCAAGCGCTATCTGCAGATGCTGGGCGCCAGCATTTTGTCGGCGGCGCTGGCCCAGCTGCTGTTCACCTTCCTGATCGGCTCAGGCGCACCAACGGTGGGCGCCTCGGGCGCGCTGTTCGGCCTGCTGCTGTCCTTCGGCATGCTGTTCCCGGACCGCATCATCATGCCGCTGTTCCCGCCGATTCCGATGAAGGCCAAGGTCTTCGTCGCCGTGTTCGGTGGACTGGAACTGCTGATGGGCATCTTCGGCAGCAGCGGCATTGCCCACTTCGCGCATCTGGGTGGCATGCTGGGTGCCTATCTGCTGATACGTTACTGGCGCAGCGGCGGGCGCACACGCCGCCGTTGA
- a CDS encoding arginine N-succinyltransferase produces the protein MMTIEPRYLFRAVQPDDLAGLLRLAQASAIGISSLPPDREALRLKIEHSLKSMASADDASGEETYLFVLEDRAREGELIGTSGIVASAGFHDRFFSYRSEYIVQVSKALGVRNRIHTLHLCHDLTGVTLLTGFHIAPAYAGTLAPQLLSRARLMFIAQFPERFSERIASENPGPANDNGQCPFWDGVGRRFFNLDYPTAEALTSGGDKALIAELVPQSPIYVPLLDAQAQWALGQLHEVAELPFEILLDEGFDADTYVNIYDGGPTVEGRLPLLKTVSRMRASTEAAGRWRLLCNNQRGGFRATLGEAGIEAQGLLGLKPGLRPASAGLDLDLPLAPTDAMGGAA, from the coding sequence ATGATGACTATCGAACCACGCTATCTGTTCCGCGCCGTCCAGCCTGATGACCTGGCCGGCCTGCTGCGCCTGGCCCAGGCCAGTGCCATCGGCATCAGCTCGCTGCCTCCTGACCGTGAGGCACTGCGGCTGAAGATCGAGCATTCGCTGAAATCGATGGCCAGCGCCGACGATGCCAGCGGCGAGGAAACCTATCTGTTCGTGCTCGAAGACCGGGCCCGCGAGGGCGAGTTGATAGGCACCAGCGGCATCGTCGCCAGTGCCGGTTTCCACGACCGCTTCTTCAGCTACCGCAGCGAGTACATCGTCCAGGTCAGCAAGGCGCTGGGCGTGCGCAACCGCATCCACACGCTGCACCTGTGCCATGACCTGACCGGTGTGACCCTGCTGACCGGCTTTCATATCGCACCGGCCTATGCCGGGACCCTGGCGCCGCAGCTGCTGTCGCGTGCGCGGCTGATGTTCATCGCCCAGTTCCCGGAGCGCTTCTCCGAGCGCATCGCGTCCGAGAACCCCGGCCCGGCCAATGACAACGGCCAATGCCCGTTCTGGGATGGTGTGGGCCGGCGCTTCTTCAATCTCGACTACCCGACCGCCGAGGCGCTGACCAGCGGCGGCGACAAGGCCCTGATTGCCGAGCTGGTGCCGCAGTCGCCTATCTATGTGCCGCTGCTGGACGCCCAGGCGCAATGGGCGCTGGGCCAGTTGCACGAGGTCGCCGAGCTGCCGTTCGAGATCCTGCTCGACGAGGGCTTCGACGCCGACACCTACGTCAATATCTACGATGGCGGGCCGACGGTGGAGGGGCGATTGCCGCTGCTGAAAACGGTGAGCCGGATGCGGGCTTCGACGGAGGCGGCGGGCCGCTGGCGGCTGCTGTGCAACAACCAGCGCGGTGGCTTTCGCGCGACCTTGGGCGAGGCCGGCATCGAGGCGCAGGGCCTGCTGGGGCTGAAGCCCGGCCTGCGGCCGGCCAGCGCCGGCTTGGACCTCGATCTGCCGCTGGCGCCCACCGATGCGATGGGAGGTGCGGCATGA
- the galU gene encoding UTP--glucose-1-phosphate uridylyltransferase GalU → MIVTKAIFPVAGLGTRFLPATKAQPKEMLPVVDKPLIQYAVEEAYAAGIREMIFVTGRHKRPIEDHFDTTFELELALEQAGKEALLEVVRGVKPDDMECVYVRQPRALGLGHAVLCAERLVGKEPFAVLLADDLMVGTPPVLKQMVDQFAEWRVSILAVQEVPAEHTRRYGIVAGNPINERLMDVSRIVEKPDPAVAPSRLGVAGRYILTPGVFHEIANQPRGVGGEIQLTDGIAGLLRREKVFAYSYEGKRYDCGSKEGFLEANVELALAHPELGPGFREYLRGVEI, encoded by the coding sequence ATGATCGTGACCAAAGCCATTTTTCCTGTTGCCGGACTTGGCACCCGCTTCCTCCCGGCCACCAAGGCCCAGCCCAAGGAGATGCTGCCGGTGGTGGACAAGCCCCTGATCCAGTACGCGGTCGAGGAGGCCTATGCGGCCGGCATCCGCGAAATGATTTTTGTCACCGGCCGCCACAAGCGACCGATTGAAGACCACTTTGACACGACCTTCGAGCTGGAGCTAGCCCTTGAACAGGCGGGTAAGGAGGCACTGCTGGAAGTGGTGCGCGGCGTCAAGCCCGATGACATGGAGTGCGTCTATGTGCGCCAGCCCCGTGCGCTGGGCCTGGGCCACGCGGTGCTCTGCGCCGAGCGCCTGGTCGGCAAGGAGCCCTTTGCCGTGCTGCTGGCCGATGACCTGATGGTCGGCACGCCCCCGGTGCTCAAGCAGATGGTGGACCAGTTCGCCGAATGGCGGGTGTCGATACTGGCCGTGCAGGAAGTGCCGGCCGAGCACACCCGCCGCTACGGCATCGTCGCCGGCAACCCGATCAACGAGCGCCTGATGGATGTCAGCCGCATCGTCGAGAAGCCCGATCCCGCCGTGGCGCCGTCGCGCCTGGGTGTGGCCGGCCGCTACATCCTGACGCCAGGAGTTTTCCATGAGATCGCCAACCAGCCGCGCGGCGTGGGCGGCGAGATCCAGCTGACCGACGGCATTGCCGGCCTGCTGCGCCGCGAGAAGGTGTTTGCCTACAGCTACGAAGGCAAGCGCTATGACTGCGGCAGCAAGGAAGGCTTTCTGGAGGCCAATGTCGAGCTGGCACTGGCCCACCCGGAGCTGGGCCCGGGCTTCCGCGAGTACCTGCGCGGCGTGGAAATCTAA
- a CDS encoding 2OG-Fe dioxygenase family protein, which yields MMFEPPFVTADQFDVQLRGLGHTVIAPETVQQVFGCTVAKLDALAPFWNDLPPDGYLRDGGRYRFRRHSCFVADGSELTLMPHRAHWQPLDYNALHGGIERWFEPMDAAAVAQPAWTQLMQGLASVASKLKGARPWFIEAHQFRIDTTDGIGRPTPEGAHRDGVDLVAVFMVARQGIKGGESRVFEAQGPNGQRFTMSRPWTLLLLDDERVIHETTPIQPAAAHGYRDTLVVTLRAEGFQGP from the coding sequence ATGATGTTCGAACCGCCTTTCGTCACCGCCGACCAGTTCGACGTCCAGCTGCGCGGGCTGGGCCACACGGTGATCGCCCCCGAGACTGTGCAGCAGGTGTTCGGCTGCACCGTGGCCAAGCTGGATGCGCTGGCCCCGTTCTGGAACGACCTGCCGCCCGATGGCTATCTGCGTGATGGCGGCCGCTATCGCTTTCGTCGCCACAGCTGTTTTGTCGCCGACGGCTCCGAGCTGACTTTGATGCCGCACCGCGCCCACTGGCAGCCACTGGACTACAACGCACTGCACGGCGGCATCGAGCGCTGGTTCGAGCCGATGGATGCGGCCGCCGTGGCACAGCCGGCCTGGACGCAGCTGATGCAGGGCCTGGCCAGTGTGGCCTCCAAGCTGAAGGGCGCGCGGCCCTGGTTCATCGAGGCGCACCAGTTCCGCATCGACACCACCGACGGCATAGGCCGGCCCACCCCCGAGGGCGCGCACCGCGATGGCGTCGATCTGGTGGCGGTGTTCATGGTTGCCCGCCAAGGCATCAAGGGCGGCGAGTCGCGCGTGTTCGAAGCCCAGGGCCCGAACGGCCAGCGCTTCACGATGAGCCGGCCCTGGACCCTGCTGCTGCTGGACGACGAACGGGTGATACACGAGACCACGCCGATACAACCGGCGGCCGCGCATGGCTATCGGGACACGCTGGTGGTGACCTTGCGGGCCGAGGGATTTCAGGGGCCGTAG
- a CDS encoding CDP-6-deoxy-delta-3,4-glucoseen reductase, translating into MNLNVTVQPANRSFAVERDETMLSAAIRAGIGMPYGCKDGACGTCKSKLLEGRVIHGAHQHKALSEAEEAAGMILPCCATPQTDCVVEARSVPGAGEFAILKLPSRVMTVERPAPDVAVIKMQLPATQNFQYHAGQYVEFILRDGSRRSYSMANAPHLLGNPAAIELHIRHMPGGKFTDHVFSTLKEKDIMRMEGPYGSFFLREDSDKPMILLASGTGFAPIKALIERMQHLGFTRPAVLYWGCRSKADLYMHDWALQAAAAMPNLRYEPVLSEPKPEDGWTGRTGFVHQAVLADFPDLSGHQVYACGAPIMVESAQRDFIAKAGLPEDEFYADSFTSEADKHGDE; encoded by the coding sequence ATGAATCTCAACGTCACCGTCCAGCCCGCCAATCGAAGCTTCGCCGTCGAGCGCGACGAGACCATGCTCAGCGCCGCCATCCGCGCCGGCATCGGCATGCCCTATGGCTGCAAGGACGGTGCCTGCGGCACCTGCAAGAGCAAGCTGCTGGAGGGTCGTGTCATCCACGGCGCGCATCAGCACAAGGCACTGTCCGAAGCCGAGGAGGCGGCCGGCATGATATTGCCCTGCTGCGCCACGCCGCAGACCGACTGCGTGGTCGAGGCCCGCTCGGTGCCCGGTGCCGGCGAGTTCGCCATCCTCAAGCTGCCCAGTCGCGTGATGACGGTCGAACGCCCGGCCCCCGATGTGGCCGTGATCAAGATGCAGCTGCCGGCGACGCAGAACTTCCAGTACCACGCCGGCCAATACGTGGAATTCATCCTGCGCGACGGCAGCCGCCGCAGCTACAGCATGGCCAATGCGCCGCATCTGCTGGGCAATCCGGCGGCGATCGAGCTGCACATCCGCCACATGCCCGGCGGCAAGTTCACCGACCATGTGTTCAGCACGCTGAAAGAGAAAGACATCATGCGCATGGAAGGCCCCTACGGCAGCTTCTTCCTGCGCGAGGACAGCGACAAGCCGATGATTCTGCTGGCCAGCGGCACCGGTTTCGCGCCTATCAAGGCCCTGATCGAACGCATGCAGCATCTGGGCTTCACACGCCCGGCGGTGCTGTACTGGGGCTGCCGCAGCAAGGCCGATCTGTACATGCACGACTGGGCGCTGCAGGCCGCGGCCGCGATGCCGAATCTGCGCTACGAACCGGTGCTGTCCGAGCCCAAGCCGGAAGATGGCTGGACCGGCCGCACCGGCTTTGTCCACCAGGCTGTGCTGGCCGACTTCCCCGATCTGTCCGGCCACCAGGTCTATGCCTGCGGCGCGCCCATCATGGTCGAGTCGGCCCAGCGCGATTTCATTGCCAAGGCCGGCCTGCCCGAGGACGAGTTCTACGCCGACTCGTTCACCTCGGAAGCAGACAAGCACGGCGACGAGTAA
- a CDS encoding SDR family oxidoreductase, with protein MSHIPPHAARFKRPTLLIVGCGDVGLRVLKLLAGRWRVLALTSNAARLAELRGAGAVPLLGNLDDPHSLGRLAGLADHVLHLAPPQGEGEQDLRTLALLRALARKGRVRRLVYASTTGVYGNCDGAQFDETRTVAPATARAKRRIDAEDRLRWYGATSGVKVSLLRIPGIYAGDRSGGHPRERLQRGAPVLRREDDVYTNHIHADDLARACAAALSRGLPQRVVHVCDDSQLLMGDYFDLAADLCGLPRPLRISRAEAQQLMSPMQLSFMGESRRLMNERLKRELRLKLRYPQAEQGLLA; from the coding sequence ATGTCCCATATCCCCCCACACGCCGCTCGCTTCAAACGTCCCACCCTGTTGATCGTCGGTTGCGGCGATGTCGGCCTGCGGGTGCTCAAGTTGTTGGCCGGCCGCTGGAGGGTACTGGCGCTGACCTCGAATGCCGCGCGGCTGGCCGAGTTGCGCGGCGCCGGCGCTGTGCCGCTGCTGGGCAATCTGGACGATCCGCACAGCCTGGGGCGCCTGGCCGGCCTGGCTGATCATGTGCTGCATCTGGCGCCTCCCCAGGGCGAGGGTGAGCAGGACCTGCGCACGCTGGCCCTGCTGCGCGCGCTGGCGCGCAAGGGTCGGGTGCGGCGCCTGGTCTATGCCAGCACCACCGGGGTCTACGGCAATTGCGATGGTGCCCAGTTCGACGAGACGCGCACCGTGGCTCCGGCCACGGCACGCGCCAAGCGCCGCATCGATGCCGAGGACAGGCTGCGCTGGTACGGCGCAACGTCTGGCGTCAAGGTCAGCCTGCTGCGCATCCCTGGCATCTATGCCGGTGACCGCTCGGGCGGCCATCCGCGTGAACGCCTGCAGCGCGGCGCACCGGTGCTACGGCGCGAGGACGATGTCTACACCAACCACATCCATGCCGATGACCTGGCGCGGGCCTGCGCGGCGGCGCTGAGCCGAGGCCTGCCGCAACGCGTCGTCCATGTCTGCGACGACAGCCAGCTGCTGATGGGCGATTATTTCGATCTGGCGGCGGATTTGTGCGGGCTGCCGCGCCCTCTGCGCATCAGCCGGGCCGAGGCGCAGCAGCTGATGTCACCCATGCAGCTGAGCTTCATGGGTGAATCGCGACGGCTGATGAACGAGCGATTGAAGCGCGAGTTGCGACTGAAGCTGCGCTATCCGCAGGCCGAGCAGGGCTTGCTGGCCTGA
- a CDS encoding sulfurtransferase TusA family protein, whose protein sequence is MDANKELDTRGLNCPLPILKAKKALAEMESGQLLKVVATDPGSMRDFQAFARQTGNELVEQKAQADEFIHVLRRR, encoded by the coding sequence ATGGACGCCAACAAAGAACTCGACACCCGCGGACTGAACTGCCCGCTGCCCATCCTGAAGGCCAAGAAGGCCCTGGCCGAAATGGAGTCGGGCCAGTTGCTGAAGGTCGTGGCCACCGATCCCGGCTCGATGCGCGACTTCCAGGCCTTTGCCCGCCAGACCGGCAACGAGCTGGTCGAGCAAAAGGCCCAGGCCGACGAATTCATCCATGTGCTGCGCCGCCGCTGA
- a CDS encoding GlxA family transcriptional regulator → MSVNGLQRIAFVLLPGFGLQSLAAALETLAATQQLSEGGGYEGLLLSPQGGPVRTNTGAEVLTTALSETAVQAVFVVSDGPWQGDHPLASLLLPWLRRQAEAGLVMGAIGSGAAWLAEAGLLRGRRATVHWPQIAALAERHPDLIVSQQLFEIDGQRLSCAGQTASQDMLIHWLGQQQGERVAQSLVALLGLERLRGREERQRQPQAARPGGGSAKLAEALQLMEANLAEPLPTEDIARLVGLSRRQLERLFKQHMDALPSRWYVGLRLQLAQRMLRQSSQSILQIGLSCGFASASHFSNAYRAHFGHTPRDERSQHAAAWRAAPQQEAR, encoded by the coding sequence ATGAGCGTGAACGGCCTGCAGCGCATAGCCTTCGTGCTGCTGCCGGGTTTCGGCCTGCAGTCACTGGCCGCCGCGCTCGAGACACTGGCCGCGACGCAGCAACTGTCCGAGGGCGGCGGTTATGAGGGTCTGCTGCTCTCGCCGCAGGGTGGCCCTGTGCGCACCAACACCGGTGCCGAGGTACTGACCACGGCACTGAGCGAGACCGCGGTACAGGCGGTGTTCGTCGTCAGCGACGGGCCCTGGCAGGGCGACCATCCTCTTGCGTCCCTGCTGCTGCCCTGGCTGAGGCGCCAGGCAGAGGCGGGTCTGGTGATGGGTGCGATCGGCAGTGGTGCGGCGTGGCTGGCCGAGGCCGGCCTGCTGCGCGGCCGCCGGGCCACCGTGCACTGGCCGCAGATCGCGGCGCTGGCCGAGCGCCATCCGGATCTGATCGTCTCGCAACAGCTGTTCGAGATCGACGGACAGCGGCTGAGCTGCGCCGGCCAGACGGCCAGCCAGGACATGCTGATCCACTGGCTGGGCCAGCAGCAGGGCGAGCGGGTGGCGCAGAGCCTGGTGGCGCTGCTTGGCCTGGAGCGGCTGCGCGGCCGCGAGGAGCGCCAGCGCCAGCCGCAGGCGGCGCGGCCCGGTGGCGGCTCGGCCAAGCTGGCCGAGGCCCTGCAGCTGATGGAGGCCAATCTGGCCGAGCCGCTGCCCACCGAAGATATCGCCCGACTGGTGGGCCTGTCCCGCCGCCAGCTCGAGCGCCTGTTCAAGCAGCATATGGATGCCTTGCCCTCGCGCTGGTATGTGGGCCTGCGCCTGCAACTGGCCCAGCGCATGTTGCGCCAGAGCAGCCAGTCGATTCTGCAGATCGGACTGTCCTGCGGCTTTGCCTCGGCCTCGCACTTCTCGAATGCCTACCGCGCCCATTTCGGCCACACGCCGCGCGACGAGCGCAGCCAGCATGCGGCGGCCTGGCGTGCCGCCCCTCAGCAAGAGGCACGATGA